Within the Halichoerus grypus chromosome 2, mHalGry1.hap1.1, whole genome shotgun sequence genome, the region tgaaggtttGCTAACCTGTGCAGGGGTGTAACTTAATTTAGAATGTTTGCTTGGGATGTTTGAAGTACATactagaaaaatgcaaacattctCAGACTTTTGGAGGTCATAGTTTAGCCAAATATTGCCACTTTTAATTCAGCATAGAACATCAGAACGTCAGGACCGAAAGGGAACATAGGGACCATTTAATTAAAAGCCCTCactttttagatgaggaaactcagagGCCAGAAATGATTTGTTCAAGACCAGGCCATGAAACTCACAGTAGATTGAGAAAAACCCCTTGTCCTTTTTACTTACAGACCTCAATAAAAAGTCATCTTAAGATGGTAGAAAATACAGCATCCCCTGCTGAAAAAAAGAGATCATCCAAAATTTAAATGGAAGTTCATTAAAAGTCATTCTTCTTGTTTACGATGAATAGTTTTTTGTCCTCCCTAAATATCTAGACATTCAATAGTTTTTGTCCTCATAGTGATTAGGAAATTTGCTTACGataggagataaaaaaaaaaaaaggagtaaaaaggTAGGAAATTGATAAGACTGCCTATTTACATGTTCTAATACCACAGGCCTTTTCCAGGGCTCCCTTTTCTGAGGGGATATTTTACACTGTGATAAAGGGCATTTCCTGTGAGTGGTTGTGAAACTTGTGTTGGTGTGAAAAGACATGGTCCTGTGACCCCCAAGCATAAGGAATTGACAGTTCACTGAGAAAATGCCCGAGGCCCGAGGCCCTAAGTATAGGGGCCTCCTGACTTCCATTTCCAGCACCCCTCTGCCCCGCAATCCCTTGTTAGGGTGAAATCCCAGGATTGcactagagagaaagagagattttagAAAGAAGACACAGACAACACAATCGGGCTTCAATTTGCTCAGGCTCTAGCTGCCTTTGTCCTCTGAGATAGAAAAGTAATAGGGAAAGCTTGACTGTATACTTTAGTCAAACAAAATTAGATGCCATCAACTGAAATGATGGCTTTTGACCACTTTTCTACCATGCCACCGAAAGTGGACTGCCAGCTAAGGGGGCATTGATCTTTCTAGTAATAACAGTAATAAGCCCTTGAATTTGTACAAAGGTTTGCAATTATACAAGACATTCACAAAAATGAGCTGATTTACTCCTCGTGGCAACTCTTACTAGGGATAATTGTCCCCACTCaacagatgaggcaactgagccCCAGGCAGTTGAGCAGGCATCAGACTTGGGGATTTTGACTTCCAAGTTTAGCACACTTGCCACTATATGAGTTTTCCCATCTACCACTTACAAAAATCTGCTTTATTGTAGCAACCTTACCCTCCGCTAGAAAGAAATGATGTACTTAGTAATGAAcgcaaagtgcttagcacagttcTTGACACATCTTACGTACTTGGCAGGTGATAGCTACCGTTGAGGAAGAGGCAGGGCAGTGGAATAATCATCACAGGGCTTGGGATCAGAAAGACCTGGATTTGAGTCCTGAGTCTGACCCCTCCTGCTCTCTGAAAATGTTTAATGCAAACTGGGTCACATGGCTTAGCTTCCCTGAGGACATTGACACCTGCCTCACAAGGTGTAACTGTGAAATGAGATACAAATATGCACGCAGAGCTTAGCACGGTGCCTATACTTACTGTGAAGTAAGTGTAGGGCAATTAACGGGATTTGCTCATAGACCTTATTGTAAGGAAAGGAAGCAATGTCTGCCTTGGAACCAGATGTTAACATTTCATAGTTGAAcaccttggtttttttttttaggtttcagGTATTCAAAGGCCTCCTGTCTTTGTCTCTCGCTTGACTTTCGGTGTCTGAGTTTACGAGGGTGTTCTATGGCCCCCACAGCTTCTGTGCTCTACAGAGCAGGCCTTGGTTGTGGCCAGGTACCTGTATATGATGCACGCCGTGTTCTGGCAGGCACTGCAATTGTTGAGGTCTTGACCAGTTCGATAAAAGTTGCGCCTGCAAGATAGAGCATTTCCTGGATGAATCCATGGGCAAAAGCCCCATGGGTTGCACACATTCTAGCTACCGGTTTCCTACAGCATAGCATTACCCCTCTTATCGGTAGCAATGCTCTAAAGTTGCATGGCAAATAAACAAGAAACCCGCAATAATAGGACCTCACATTTCTAGAGGGCTTTATAAATGTTTAAGCACTTTCATATCTGTTTTCATGCTGACGATAAGCCAGTGAGATGAGTCAGTTATTCTTACCTGCACCAATAGTTAGGGAAACTGAGGGACTTTGCAAATAGAAGGGAGATTATTAAAACCCCTGACCATTTCGTTCAGTGCATTTCTCCGTATCACCACAGTGCTTCTTTCTTATAAGGCAGTGTTGGGTCTGATTCATATCAGCAAATGCCAGTTAATTACTTCTTCCCTCTCCTACCCTTTTGTTGATTAGCTTTAGCCATTCCTTCTTCCCAGTCTTTAGGGGGCACTTTTTCAAAGGAAAGCATTCCATACCTAAACAAATcactgccttcccctccccagacTGGTGCTGAGTCACCCAGGAAAGCATTCTGTGACTTTTTCTCTTTGCAGAATTGTGATCTCATTTCAGTACCTATTTAGTGGATCAGTGATGGACTGGCCAAATCCATCAAAGTGGTTAGTGGAGGGGAAGATCAACAGTAACCTCAAGTCCTTTGTAACAAAcacacaaattactaaaatccTGTGCAAATACAGCAACTTGCTAGAAGGATGGACTGGGGGAAGTAGCTGTGTGCTGTCATCTTCTGCCATCATTTATTTACTGGCCccctttcattataaaaatactttttgacCCTGTTGTTTCACTGCCCCCCTTTCTCCAGTCTGTTGATATTTGGAAACCAAAACAAATAGCAATGGAAATCCACCAAAGCCTAGAAATGAATGAAACCCATTCGGAACAAAGGGAGGCCACTGGTTATGATTTGGGGAAACCACAGAACCTCAAAGACTTTGGAGACATTTTATTAACAGAAaccagtgctctctctctgcccctgtccTGGCAAATGACTTAACCCAGTagttttcaatataaaaaaaaaaattcaccttacCCTTCTGTGAGAGCTCGAGCTTTCTCCAAATCTTGAATTACATTCAAAAGGACTTTAATTTTCTCTTGGTTCGAGTGCAGAGATTCCTCCACGGATTGCAGCCTGCCTTGGAGATCACAGAGTTCCCCCTGTGCCAGGTGAATTGGATTAATCCCACAAGTCTCTCCATTGTTCTGAAGTTTGGTCTCTCTTCTTGGAAGAGGAGATGGGAGGTGATTGCTTCCTGAACAATTTTGAAACTCCATGGTGTCTGACTGGGTGGGGTTCTTTGCCATCTGCTCCCGACACATGGGGGCAGAAATTGACACGCTGTTAGTTTTGAGAGACTGTAGATCCTGGTGATTGTTACTCAATGAAGAACAGTCTGAAGCCCCTCCTGAATGGGCGGGCTGGCTGTGGAAACCTGGTGAGGGAGAGCTGTGAGTCCGTGGAGGTGACGAAATACATGTTTCCTTTGACCGAGGTGACAGTGGGCCAAGGTCTTTGTCATCAGAGTTGTCTTTGGGCAAGAGCAATTCGGGTTTAAGTTTCCCTGTGCCTGGCATGTGGTTGGCATCGCTGGTGGCATCTAAGCAGGAAGGGGATCTTTCTGAATCTGATAGTGGCACTGTTCTCCCATCACCTGGACACGGGTCAACCAGAGGATGGACGGAGTTGCTTATGTCACCTGACCTGTCTGGGCTGAGAGTGGACTTTCTAGCTGCCCAGGTAGGACTGTGGTAAATATCATCTGGGACCTGAATGGTAGCAGTTACTTTCTCTGAGGGCCTCCAAGTCCCTGCTTCCAAGCATACGCTAATAGGCCCATTGCTTTGCACCTTGGACATTCTAGGAGGAAATGGGTGGGATACTTTGACTCTTCGAGGCCCATCCTCAAGATGCTGAGCCAACCTTAAGTAGGCAAGTTCTGAGGATACAATGTCCTGTTCTGAGAGGTTGCCGTTGACCTGGATGGCACTTTGGGATGCTGTTGGCATTTCTACCAGGGACTTGCTGGATGTGAGTCTCTTCCTTTTGAAAACTGGGAAATGCTTCCTGAGACTGGGGGAGGTTTGGATCGCAATGTTCCGAAAGCCCCCTGCCTTCTGGGACCTGGGGAAGGAGAGTGAGTAGGTGGGGAGGTGATGGTGCCTGGAGGCCTGAGTCTTGCCCATCACAGCTGGGTCCTCAGACGCTTGGATGTCAACCTCAGCTAGGCCAGGTGGAGTCTTACTGGTCCCATCTTCCTTGAAACGTACTTGCTGAGATTTGCTCCTGCGATGGTGAGGTTGTTTCACGAACTCCACTGACTCTAGGCTGTTACGCTTTAGAAGCACAGGCCGCACTTTCATATTTTGCTGGGCCATTGAGCCTCACTTGGAAGGATTGGGACCATACACTTCTCCGGGGCACATTTCCTTAGGTCTTTGGAGCAGCATCTAATGATGGCATCTCAGACGTGGAGATCTGCCAGCCAGGATGAAGTGGTCCTCTCCTCCGTGTATGGGAAGTTCTGTTGGCCATTCCCAGCCAGTAGATTCTCCTTGGGAGCTATCCGTAATGCTCCCCCTGCAGTTAAAATACTATTTCATCGTGGTGATAATTGCCACTTAGATAAACAATGAGTTAGGCTAATCATTAAACATCTGATCTACCAAGAGAGCTGGTGGGCTGTTTATCAAGAGAGGCTGGCAGGCGGTTCTGATCCCGGAAGAAGCTTGCTGTCTTGAACGAAAAGACAACAAAAGTACCATTTAGGGGATAGCGCCAGACTCCCAGTGTGTGAATTCCAAAAGAAACCTGCTACGTCTGGAACATACGGCTTCCTTTCCCAGAGCATCAATTTCCACTGTAGAACTGTAGGAAACTTAAACACATCTTCTTTCTGGAGCATGTAAACAGGTGGGGAAATCAGTGACCTGGGGGCTGGCTTCTTTGAGGATACATGATGCCCCTAAGGGAACATCCCCATTTGTGTCAATCACAAGTTCCTCCTTTGGGGCCATCGCTTTCTTTCATGCTGTTTCCTTGTTCGTCACAAAACCCAGTGGGGTGTGACCAGGATAGGATTGAGGCATCCGAAGGCATTCAGAGGGCAGAATCACTGTCGGAGTGTCTTGGCTGAAGTGCACATGTAGGCAAAGTGAGCCCCGTTCGCAGCCTCTGGAAATCTGAGTGAGAACTGAGACCACccggcctgggggcaggggtctgGGCCTGGCAGTCCTGCCAGCAAGTGAGGAGTGtctgaaagggaagagagaagggttGCAACTGAGAATGCAGTTTGGACCTGggtttctctccaaataccagcACCCTGCCTGACCAAGTCCTTTAGGGTGGCTCTTCTAGGAGTAAGTCAGCTGCAGTGCCCCTCTTTCTGTTCCCCTAGTGAGCCAACCACCTTGTGGCCGCAAGACCTTGGAACAAAATGCCTGTCTGCCTAGACCatttcctcctcccactcccaggCATCACCCAGCGAactcttattcatctttgaagtCCCAGCTTAtatgtcacttcctcagggaaccTTTCCAAGGACTCCTCCCTCATATACACCTTCAGTTCTAGACCACAGCAGGaccctcctctgccttcttggCACATCCTTCATAACACAAACTGCAGCGGTCCTGAAAGAATCATTTATTTAGTGTGTATTTTCCCCACTAACCTGTAGGCTCAAGATGACAGGGgctggagcctttttttttttttttactgcttggGTATTTCCAGCCTGCTTCTAGGCTCACTTTGGATGTATAATGAGCATTTGTTGAGAGAGTGGATGGCTGAATAAAAGGCAGATCTCTTGGAAGCAAAGGAGGGCTGGGTATTGTGCAGAGGTCCTAGGGCATCCTGCCAGTGCAACAGGGTGGTGAGTTCCCTCTGCTTTGGCTGCAACATTTACTTAAGAACAAGATTTTCCCctaatgtcttcatttttcaatTGCTTTCCAGGAGATGAATGTGCATAAAATTATCCATGGAAGGTGTACCTTGTAATAAAAacagttaccatttattgaatacttatttTTACCATACTAAGGCCTTTACATGCATTAATCATAACAGCTCACATTTACCAAGTGCTCACtaatgtgccaggtgctgttctaggcACTTTCCAAGCTATAACTCATTCATTCCCTGTCCTAGAGAGGTGGATACtatcattatccctattttacagctgaagctgaggcccagaaaagttaagtaacttgcctaaggacacacagctagtgaTAGAGCCAGTGTCTGAACTTACacagtctgtgc harbors:
- the INSYN2B gene encoding protein INSYN2B, giving the protein MAQQNMKVRPVLLKRNSLESVEFVKQPHHRRSKSQQVRFKEDGTSKTPPGLAEVDIQASEDPAVMGKTQASRHHHLPTYSLSFPRSQKAGGFRNIAIQTSPSLRKHFPVFKRKRLTSSKSLVEMPTASQSAIQVNGNLSEQDIVSSELAYLRLAQHLEDGPRRVKVSHPFPPRMSKVQSNGPISVCLEAGTWRPSEKVTATIQVPDDIYHSPTWAARKSTLSPDRSGDISNSVHPLVDPCPGDGRTVPLSDSERSPSCLDATSDANHMPGTGKLKPELLLPKDNSDDKDLGPLSPRSKETCISSPPRTHSSPSPGFHSQPAHSGGASDCSSLSNNHQDLQSLKTNSVSISAPMCREQMAKNPTQSDTMEFQNCSGSNHLPSPLPRRETKLQNNGETCGINPIHLAQGELCDLQGRLQSVEESLHSNQEKIKVLLNVIQDLEKARALTEGRNFYRTGQDLNNCSACQNTACIIYSVEYDFRQQEGRFHEVLQSLEEAEPVEETFPPPKSPAETPVPEKQDLRRKTKKVKKKCFWWI